The Aspergillus fumigatus Af293 chromosome 5, whole genome shotgun sequence nucleotide sequence GTACCTTTAACTGCAGTACCCATGTATCTTACAGATTAATAGATTTTACTGCCGAGTGTGTAATTTCCCACATCAATGCGTTGGTAACAAGCTTCCGTTGCTCCATTTGCATTTGGCCttctgaagaagcttaaccTGGTCTGGCTAGCCCCGGATTTGGTTGGTGGAACAAGAGCCAGCACGAGCCATTCATTATTTTTACGTAGGTGTTCAAATGGCGGTATCAATGGTACTTTACTTGACCAAGTATGGACGCAAGTCGTATCCATTGTTAAAAACATACTGTTTTGCCGACCAACTCGCATGTCTGCTGCATGCATGCTGCATACTGTAGAGTGCAGACAGGTTGATGTTTCAATTTCGTCACTGGTCAAGCATATCTCAGCTCCAGTGCTCCGTCAGACGAGTGTATGCATAGAGTTTGAGTTATTAAATCAATCAATGCCATCCACAGGTTCCTATACAGCGTACACCATTGGCGGATGAGCGAATTATGAGCACTAATCATTAGTATGGATGCTCTTGCATTATTGGCACTGCAGCCTCCATACCAGACTTGAGATACAAACAAGACACCTGAGCTGCATTGCAGTGGCTAATATGAAATACTCTTCCTGGGATGACAGCAGGTGCTTCTGCACTTTCTCTTAGACCTTTCGCTAATCCAAACAAAGCCAGAATCGGTATGAGGGATTATGAGAACCTATCAGCATGTAAGAGGAATCATATCTTGCTGCCCTTAAGGGTAGTTTTCACAACGATGGGTTCCAATGTCATTTGGATCTACATAATGCTTGTTCctcaattccttctctttggcAAGAGTAGAGATCCAGTCTGAACCTATCCATCCCCTCTCAGCGACTTGTGTCTAACAGATTCATTCTCGACTGCACTCCAACAGCGTTTTCATAATTTCCTCGGTTCACGTGAATGAGCCCTAACAGTACTATCTTGGCGTATGGTCTCTCGAAAGATCCCATGCCTGGTCCGAACTCGCCATATCGCCGCTACAATGTTCTGAGAAGGCAACGGCATGACAGAAGGGTTGTTCTTGAGGCCAATTGGCGTGGGCTACGTCATTGAGTCACGGCGAGCAGTCCCAGAAAACGGGCGCGCGACCATTTCCAGAATACCCCTTTAAATGCGATCTTCCGGGACGCTCGAAAGACACAAGGCGGTCGAAAAGTGCATTCAACAACAGATAGCAAGCATAAAGCCATGTTCGACCACGGGGAGAGCATGGGTTGTCGCCGCAGCAATTGAAAGGCCAACTGTCGGCTGGAGCTGTATATACGACTCCTCGGCCGGTAGTGACGGTGGCGAGACCACGGATGGTTTCAATCTCATGCCGTGATGGCCCTTGGAAGAAAACGGTTCCCGTTTGCTGGGGCCTCCTTACGCTCGCAAGTGTGGAATGGTCTAGCAAGGGTCGTGTTCGATTGCAGAGACAGAAGGCAAACTCCGACCTCGTATTTCACGTAAGCCTGCCAACAGGATCGATACATGACCGGATATTCCGATCCTTCAGAGTATAACAACGACGGTCGGTAACTCTGATTAAGTTCAATGATGAATAAGGCGTCCAGCATCATAAGAGGGTTACGTATAAAGATATTTGCCGTTCTGTCCATCGGGTAGCGCCTCTAGGATAGCACTCGAGTCTATAGATAGGTAAGACAACGTCTCAAAGAGAATATGGAAACCTCGCGTCGGCTCAATAATTGCAAGGCTGACAGTACTCACCACAAATTGCTCGAGGGACTCTTCGAAAAGTTCATTATTCACACCCACCCCTCCCGGATGTTCGACAGGTGACAGAGGATTTTTGACAACTAATAATGATCAAATCGTCAGAAATAGTTGAAACAATATCGATGCTGACCACGAATCACGTACCGTACTCGACATAAAGATTGATATAAATCTGCTGTAAAGCAACTCGCATGCTCGGACTCTTGACATCCGTGAGCATGACAAACTTGATATTCGTGGGAGTTTCGTAGTAGTGAAGCTTGTATTGGCTGGTGCGATAAGTGACGAAGCTGGGTGAACAAGTATTCGTCAGTTACGAGTTCGGAATTCGATAGAAGCAGCTCAATAAGTATATTCTCACCTGTCATCCTCACCTCCCAACTTGCGCACCATGTTTCGAAGGGAGAAAACAGTACCGAAAATCAGCTTCGCATCGTCGTCGGTCGTCCGCGCAGGTTGGCCAAAAACAGAGGGGATACCATTCTGAGTAGCGACCTCAGAAGTTGGTCGCGATGATTTACCGACTATCGAGGCCGGACGGGGAAGCCATCGCCTCTTATAGATGCACTCGGCTACAAGCGTGCAAAGGGGCTGATCAGCTATTGTTTTTGTTTACAACAGGAAGGGGAGATTAATACCGTGGCGGTCGAAGATATAGAACGAATAGACGACCATTTCACCGGATGAGTATCGACAACGACGACCAGAATACCGAGAGAGCAAGAGAATGAAGCAGATATCAAGCCGTGGCGATTAACTAAACAACGGTGGTGAGTAACAATCAGAGCGGTTCAATTAGGCTCGTTGAGACAAGAATGCTCGTGGGCGGTGAGAAACCACTTCCCCTCTCTCTCAAAGTGGTGTCAACTCGCCAACCCTTTCACTCCCTCATCCCACTCGAATAATATCATCACATTTTACCCCGTATTGTGGAAAGATAGCCTGATGGGTGATATTTAACAATTTGGCCAtatttcttcttttttcgtGGACCTTTAGTTACTCTCGTTTTGGTCCCTCATTGACCTGTCGTCGGAACGTACAACTCTTCCCCGATATTCCCCACATTCCGCTTAGGCATCCAGGTTTATTACCAGTGCAATAACACTCAGCATTTTACACTGAAAGGAATACAATTCTGTTAGACATATTTTATTCACACTCCATTGACTTCTGAAGACTTTGAGGTCCATTCGATGGCCGACCAAATTGCTGCACCCAAGCACGATGATATACTCAACACCATGAATAAACATCCCAAACCTAAGCCTAGCCGTTACGCGTGAGTCGAACTATATACTCCCGGCTTCGTCATTCATTCTCAGATGCCACTGTGCTCGGTTATCCTGCATATTTTCTCAATCAAGTCGCAAGTGTTCATTGCTGAATAGATCCTGGCATTAGTTCCACGCCTTCTGAAAGCCCGCAGCGGCATTATCGCCGAAATCCGAAAGCCCGACGTCCAGTGAAGGTTATTATCACTCGATCACATTTTTGCTGCGTCCGATTAACTTATACATTGGAGGCAGGAAACCCTGAATGCTCGCTCCGAGTATACGACAAGCCAAGATGATGGGACTGCCGAACACAGGATCAATCAATATGTTATAAAGCAGGAGATTGGCAGAGGATCGTTCGGCGCAGTTCACCTCGCAGTGGATCAATATGGGAATGAATTTGTATGGCGACTGTCCTTCTGACGCGTAAGCCGGTTTGCTGTATGTGAGATGAACGCTATGCTAACAATATGTGTTTTCCACAGGCCGTCAAGGAGTTCTCTAAATCACGACTAAGGAAACGCGCCCAATCACATCTTCTCCGCAGACCTCGAGGACCTAAACGACCGTCAGATGGCTTCAATTCTCCTCTACATCGTCATCCGTCGGGGACTGAGGACGAGCACGGCAAGAACCCACTCTAtctcatcaaggaagagatcgccatcatgaagaagctgaatCACAACAACCTGGTGTCTTTGATTGAAGTTTTAGATGACCCCACAGAGGACTCCCTATATATGGTAATGGAAATGTGTAAAAAGGGTGTGATCATGAAGGTTGGACTGGAAGAAAGGGCTGACCCTTACAGCGATGAACAATGTCGCTGCTGGTTCCGCGACTTGATTTTGGGAATTGAATATTTACATGGCCAGGGTATCGTGCATCGAGATATCAAGCCAGACAACTGTTTATTGACGAATGATGACGTTCTCAAGATTGTTGATTTTGGAGTATCCGAGATGTTCGAGAAGGATTCGGATATGTTCACAGCCAAATCGGCTGGCTCGCCTGCCTTTCTTCCACCGGAGCTGTGTGTGGTAAAGCATGGCGATGTCTCGGGAAGAGCAGCAGATATCTGGTCTATGGGCGTTACTCTCTACTGTCTCCGCTATGGTAGGCTGCCATTTGAGAAGCAAAGCATCTTCGAACTCTATGAAGCCATCAGAAACGACCCCGTGGTATGCGAAGAGGAAACGGATGATAATTTCAAAGACTTGATATTGCGGATACTGGAGAAGGATCCAAGCAAAAGAATCACAATGAGAGAGTTGCGAGTGAGTTGTTTTCTGCCGTATATTAACAGCAACACGCGTCTCATGTAATAGTCCAGGCACATCCCTGGGTGACAAGAAACGGTTCCGACCTTCTCTTgcctgaggaggagaatatTGCGGAGATAGTGGAGCCCCCAACTGAGGAGGAAATGAATACCGCTATAACAAGGAATGTGGGCCACATCATGGCTGTGGTATGCCTTTGTGCCCTGACGCCACTCGGTCTTCCTAGGAATCAGCTGACACAAAATTGCAGATGAAAGCTGCGAAACGCTTCAAACGGCTTCTAGGGCCAGCTAAAGCCGAGCCGGTGATGCAAAGTATACTCGGCCAGGAGTATGAGAGTCGTTTCGTGGAGCCGCCGCTCGCGATGGAACCGGAAGAGAGCGTCTCGTCCAGTGATATTCTCATGGGTAACAGAAGCCAGAGTGTAACTTCATACAATAGAAAGCCCTTGGAACGTGAGGAGGTTCTGAAAGGCTATCATCAGAAGTACGAAAAATCACCCGAAATTAGTGATTCAGCCGGCAAGTATACTACTCAACAAGATCTTCTGCTAAGCATCTCAACCGAACGTTCCGTGGGCATTACACCGGAAAGGCAAGATTCAAGCTCTATCACCAGCTACAAGCCTTGCACCAAGTTGGTCGACGATCTACAGGCGAATTTCTCTCGTCAGTCCCCTTCTCCCCAGACAACACTGTCGCGGGCCAGTTCGGCTACAACAAAGCGCAGCGTCGAGGGTACTAGGGGCCACGCGCGGGATCCTTTAGAAGAGGCATTCCCATACCTCTTTATTGGTCCTTCCACCTACACGGGGTCTGATCCGGAAGATATCGATATGGAGCGCAACGCCGACCAATCGGAAACTTTTCGGTCAGACGAGCCCCTAGAGACGAGTCTAGCAGGGGATGAGGTTATCCCTATAGTGAGCGAGTCACCAGGTGCTGCTGATTTCGACATTTATGAAACAGCGTATCGACAGGAGATCGCTCGAATTCGCAAACTCACTCTGGCTCGTGAAGGTACTCTACCCAAAGTGTACTTAACTCGGCGCGttgaagacaaagatgaGGTCTTAAGACTTGTCGAGGACAGGTCTCTTGACACGAACTACGAAACTGCTGCTCGCGAAGCAGATACAGTTATTGGTGAGAAGATCATGGCGCCATCCAGCCCGCGCTCTGGAGTGAGCATGATAAAAACTCAGCTGGATGGCCAACTCAAGTTGACAGCAAATGAAGCCCATGTTCAACAAAGACTCGAATGACGCGGCGGGAAATGACCCTGGCCTACAAGGAATTGCACAGCCAGCTCTAAACGAGGAGACATCAACTGCACCTGCCACCACGCCAGACACGAGCCTGACGCTACCACTGAATCGACGGCTACGGGAGACTTGTTGACGTCGTCGCCGGAAAATGCGAAAACCAAGTTGAAGAACCTCTTCGATCGTGTGAGGGGCAATCACAGTCCTTGGGAAATCAAAGATTGAGTTGTCGAGTCCGACTACAATCGGCGCCGTCGGAAGGCTGTCCTTCGATGTGGTACTCCACTAAACATATTTCTCTACGCCACTATTTGTGTTGGGATGGATGATCTATTGCCGGACATATGGCCTATAGCTATCAACCTCTCTGGTATGCACGGAATCTTCACATAAGTAGTTCTACCAGGTTGGTCCCTAGAAAAAAATATAGCAAACTTTCAAAAAAATGGTTCGACATAAAACAGGTGAATATGCCTGTGATGTTGACATTAGTTATTATACATGCAAGGGCATCAGGCCCATCCGGGTGAACACATAAGACCTACTTAAAaaaagagggaggaggggggaaaaaatgGGGGGGTAgggaggtggacgaggaaaaggaggaaCGATGACGAAAGGCAATGAAGAACATGAAAGATAGTGGCACTATGCAGCCGTGGCCGTTGATTGATTGGTCGTACATGTCGATCTTTGAATGGAAAGATAGGGGAGGTGCTAtagagagaaagagatatgCAATAACGACCGCACGCAAGGAAAGGAACTTCGTTGTCATAAACACACTGGCTCGTTCAACATGGCTGCGTACAATAGGACTCATTTTGTATGAGACAAAGTATGTTCGAGGCCGAGGCGGAGGCTTGACCGATCTTGCTTCTGCTGCGTAAGACAATGAGTATCGTGGTGCGTATATGTATTCATCGGATTAGGTAAGTCAGACAACATCTGTCAGAGAAAGTGATAAGACCTGTGTGCTTCGGCTGCTCAACGCGCGAACGTATCAACTTGTTGATTTGAGGCCGTTGCTGATCGTGAGCAATCAAAATTCgtcgaaaaagaaaacaacacTGGGCTTGGtaaaggaaaaagcaaaggtTGCATCGAATATGCCGTTAGTCGTAGCACTCATCGCAAGTTGTCTTCTCAACTGGTTCGTGATGAGTGAGAACCCAACCCATGCTATCTATCGCTCAAAACTGAGGAGTTCGTATCGTTCATCGTAAGCAGCCATGGCTTTTGAAGATAAGAGGGAACTGATATGGTTAcaacaaagaaagagaggaagagacagaaggagaaaggaagagacaaGACCGTCGTGcactccttcttcagccaggTGATGTCACTCGGGTTTTCTTTCGGCTAGAGTGGTAGCAGGTAATTCGGGAGTAGGCAATGCAGGCGCTTCTGGTCGTCTGCTTGCAGGATCGGTCAGGATACGTCGACTGCCGTCTCCAAAGGAGAACCTTTCTGAGGGACGAGGCTCAAATGGTCTCTCCCCAGGATCCATTCGCGCCACCGACTCTGCGTGGCTCATTTGTAACGGTTGGGGTGAAGGTAGAGTCTGCCGTGGGTCGGTTGGTCTTGGAAGTTCTCTTATTATCGGTCCGGTGTCACGAGTCGGTGCCCCTCTTGCTCGTCCATCGTCGATAGGTGCCATGAGTGTGACTGGCCTCCCAGGAGGGGGTGCATAGCGTAGCTCCGGATTTTGGACTTCCAGGGGCCGGAGACCCGCCTGAGGTGTAAACGAAGTTCCTGAAGACATAACGTCTGGCGGGTTGGCTGGTGTTGAAGGAGCTTTCAGCCTATGAGGCCCCGACCTTCGGGGAGGAGGGTATGCTTCGCCTCGAGCCTCGGCAGCCGCCTTGCGTCGCTCCGCTTCGGCTTTGCTTGGCCGGCCTCGTTTCCGGGGCGGCTCACCTTTGGTCGTGGTACTTTCCAAGCTCGGAGAGAGGAGCGCAGAAGCGCTGCTCTCGCTGCTGTAAGAGGCCGTGCTGGCAGCTGGCCGAGGCTGGATAGCGCGTGGGGCAAGAGGCTGTTTGTCCAAGAGGAAAAGCGGCCGTTTTCGCATGTGACTGGCCTCGGGTCGAACTGCTGTGGGTGCAGATAACTCATGACGGGGCGGTGGAAACGGTACCAGACCCGGATTGACAGGGACAGACATCTGTGGCTGTTGcagctgttgctgttgctgttgctgctgctgctgctgctgctcttggCACATAGTGTGAAAAGCGAACTGACAGGAATTCAGGGAACGGCCTGGACCAAAGTAGATTAGCAGAAGCCAGGCTGAACCATTCACTCTGACCTTGACGAAAACCTCAACACGGTGCAAATACGACATGAGACGTACGCACCCAAAAGATGAAAACACGGGAGACAAGCAGAGGGCCGGCATATCTATACCTGTTGGAAGAGGAATATCCGTCCAGCTTGGAATAATATGGAAATCTTTAATCAATTGGACCAGGCGGCTGGAAGGGACTCCTGCCTTCTTGAGAATCTCGGTAAGTAGAGCGTACTGGAGACACAGTCAGTACGACAGGATATGTGAACAATGGAAACCGCATGCAGTGTCTTGATGAATGCTTGACGATGGAAGGAGTCTGGTCTTACCCTCTCCTCTTCGGTCCATGGCCTTTCCGATATATTCGACATATCCCGTTGTTCATGGAAGCAACTTTAGCTGGCTTCCTCTCCCTCACAATCCGTCAACAAACGAAGCCAGGATAGCGTTCGCTTCAGTGTAAGTGGAGCCCCAACCTAGAGAATGGCGCGACGCGCGACTACGGGTTCAACAGTCTCGAGAGTAGAACAGCAAACCAAACCCGAAGAAACACACACAAACAAAAAAGGTAAGAGAGATACTAACAGGAAACAAATCTAGAAGATGGCAGAAGTGAAACAACCACAGAGCCTCCCAAGCGGAACAATGCGTCTACAGGGGCGTAAGTACAAACAAACACGTGTTTTTCTAAAACCAAATCAGGAACTGGGTTAAGAGAGCAGCAAATGCCGACAAAGGAAACTGctgaaggtgatgaagatcaaaAACTGCGGAAGATGGACATAGGTCGGTACTTCGAATAGAAGGCATGAAGTTCAGACTCGCGTCCGCTAATAGACTGGACAGATCTCGATATATGAGGCGACGGCCGAATGACGCAAGGAGCAAAGGATATATCGAGGAATCCTGGAGACAAAGGCAGATTGGCAACTTGGGATGCTAGATATATCGCCAGTCGCAGCGAGAATGGTCCAATTCGCTCGAATGGGGAAGAGACTATCGAAAACGAACGTAAAGAAATAAAAGAGAGGAGATGGATAACGACAGTAACGAGGGCGACAGCGACAACAAAACAATGGGGTTGAATCGTGCTGTGGCCACCGGATAGGAGATGTCAAGAGGGCCTATCGTCGTCGACGATCGACTGGATATCTGGAACAAAACAGTCTTAATGATGCATGTCGTAAGAAGGACGAGTAGTTTCAACCAGAGAGTAAGGAAATATGACAGGGAAAGTCAATGAATGGGAAAAGGGGGGAAATGGGTCGAAAGAAAGTCAATCAGACAGCAGGAAGCAGACAAAAATAAATCAGTCCGATTTATTTCTGCCCTGGAAATATTTTCTGACCAAACGGACTTTTCATTCGGGACAGCGCAGAAGACAGTGCAGATGCACCAGCATGCGGCCGGTTAGCAGTAAGGAAAGCTGCAGggacttttttttttctctctcttagtTTTGCTGCGCTTGTCCTCTGAAAAGCGGCGAGATGGAGCCACAGTAAGTAGATAGTAAAGAGAAATTCCTGGACCAGCGAAATCAAAGCATATCTAATGTTTGCGGGACCAGCCAGCCGGGGGTGGATAGTATTGAACCATGCCCTACCTAGAAGAGCATAGTGTTTCAGAAACGATTGTTTCAGATGATTCCAAGCGTCAAAACTGTCGCGAGTGCGGAAAGGAGGATGCCATGGGATACATCAATGTGCAGCGCACCAGACATGGCCcctcagcttcctggccCGAATGAGACTAGGATGATCACGGGAAAAGAGACGTATAAAGTCATTCACTGTTTGAACGCACAGTGATCAAAGGGCGACAAGGACCTGGACGGTTTTGGGAAGAGGGCAGGGGTAGAAACGGCCAGCCAGACCCGCATTTGAAGGCGCGATGCAACAGCAGCCTCAGCCTACTGCTGTACTCCCGCACCCCGGAGGCGGCAAAGtcaaaaaagaaaagaaaacacaAAAGGCAACAGAATGAAAACAAAAGTAGCAGATTTGACCAtgataaagaagaagaactggCATGAGAAAAGGGGATCATGTCAAATACAAAGAAACTGTAGGTAAACCTCAACTGTCCTACTTCTAGCTATACAGGTGCCATGACTTGGAACAAAGGATTCTAGTAAGAGAGCAGCGCGTTCCAGCATGAGAGTCATGAACGCTAGACAATGATTGATAGGTGGACATTGCGCCCCAAGATATTGGGTCAACGGACTAGACTCCATAGGTTGTTCAGGACTGGAAGCTTGAGGAGCGAGGTTCGGGGGCTAGCTCCCAGCTGCAGGAAGTAGCGCGGTCGATCCATCCCGGAAGACAGCACCTCATCGCCCTGTAACTAACAATATGTTGTGCTCCGTCGAGCGGTCCATGATAACCTAACAGCTGTGACAGGTCCTGGCGAAGACAACAAACAATGGGTGCGCTGTACATTGATTCAAATAAGAATTGCGGCATCTTCAAGCCAATATAGTGTAGTGGAGAAAACCATCCAGAGACCAGCATGCCAGACAACAAATGGTGTGAATGGAGGTTAGGATGGTGAAAACGGTGCTGGGAGAAGTGGGGTAGACTGTTTTAACAGCAGTAGTATTCTGGAGGCTGGGGACGAATTCGATTGATAGGATATTGATGACATCCTGCAAGAATCGAACCGACATTCGAGCACAGCAATCCATCGGAACCTGCGATCAATCAGAAAGAGACTCATACGTTGGCCCACATTGGTTACTTTGTCAACAAGCTTAGGAGCATGCATAAAGTATAGAGTGTGGGATTATCACAAACAGTCATAAAATAGCAGATTAAGCGGGCAAATGAAAACGAGAGGGAGGAAACGGCCAATAATGATAAGGTATGAGATGAGGAAAAGACTCGCCAATAAAGGaacaaggtcaaggagataTAATGGCGCAAACCTTGGTCGAACGCTGTCAATAACGAGTGGAATTTGACACCGCTGCATTCCCTTCATTGATCACTATAAATTGTAAATGTACCGCATCGTTGTCCTAAGAGACTCGTAGCATGATCAACCCAGCCAATGTCAGCTCGGATTCTTGTTTAGTGGTaaatctacagagtactactCTGTAAGAGATTGAAGCACGGAGTAAGTATGCGCCAGATTTGTTCTTGGACACGACGAAATTCGAGCAGCCAAATCAGAAAGGACGTATCCGTATTACTTGCATCTTAGCAAGCATTGAATCCCATTGAATCCATCGCATTGGATCGATAACAGGATAGTTTCATGCACGAGAATCAGCGGCGTGCAGGAGAGACAACGCCCCGCCGGTTTGAATCAACCGGCAGaagtgtactccgtagttcaACATGGCAGTTTCGGGCATTCTGCATGGACCACTTGTCAATGAATGACCTCCTTTTTCCGCTTCACCATTGATTGTGGAAGAAAAACCTTCATAGAGGCTGTTTCTTCGATGATCAGTGTGACTTGGCATAGTCAGTCCTCAACACAAACAGTAGGAGTGCTCTGAGACTGGACGGAGAGAGTAATAAAGGGAGGTGTAGCAGCCATGAGATCCTACCTAGGTAGGCAGGTAAAAGTTAATTTACCAGTTTTTACCTGTTCTTACAGGGTATGACTGTATCTAGGTAAGGTACTGTCATGAGAGAGAATGCAAACATGGGAAATATCGCTTACTAAGCACTAATGCTCTTTCTTCATTACGGCCTCTCACTCCTGGATGTGATTAACCTATCAACTATCCATAGCTATCAGTATAAGATTCCGGGCCTCTTCCATCAAACCTGTCAAGTAAATCATCAGTACCAATGATGATAAGGTAATGAACGAAGAATTCACTGCATGGGTCCAAGACTCCAGGTTTCTAGGACCACCTGTACGGATTAGGTAATACGCAACCTCAAGAAGAGCCCAATAATACATATGCTCAGGTTTCTTCAGTGGTACTACCAAAGGTTTGAATCCAATGAGATTTACCGCTAGCCTGCTTAAACAACTCCTTAGTACTCCAATTTTCTCGTTACCTCTCTCAATAATCAACATTGCAAAGAAGTATCTCCGCATATGCGTCGCATCTACACGAGCTTCATAGGTAGTATTAGATGAAAGTTATTCTAGAATTTGCAAATATAATATCATGAGGTTGTTTAATCGGGCTAGCGGTAAATACGCTGGATTCAAACTTTTTGTCGTGCcactgtactccgtaagtacGCATCTACATCAGGAACCTACCTTACCTTCGGCGCTTAGCTAAGGTATAACTTAGAGTAAGTTGAGTAACATATTTTCTTTACCTACCTTCCTTGCATGTCGGGTACTCCCTCAGGGTCCCTAGGGTAGGTATTCATACAAAACTAGGTACCAAAGCATCCATCCTTATACATTGATCTTTCAGATTCTCACTATTGAAAGTTGACATTGCCACTCTACTACGTTGGTAGGATATACAGATTAGCTTGCGTATTCATCTCATGACCAGACAAACCAGGATGATGCGCCTATGGCTCATTTCCCCAAAATAAATTCATGTTGACAACTAGATAGGTACCGTACTGTACGGCTAGCGAGTTGTCCATTTGCTCTCTTTTCTCGGTAAACGCAAGTAACATTATTACAGCTCGTTGATGGTGGCCGGGTATTCTTCCTTGCGGAACATCAAGTCTAATTAATACCAGGTAGTCGCACCCCGTAGTAGTGACCATTATTCCTCTATCACAAATCACTACTTCATCATTCCATCTTTTTCCTTGTCCATCTAGAATTCGACCACTTTCTCATCTATTTTGTTATCGGGGAGCTTCTAACGTTCTATGCATAAGAATTTAAAATCAGGATCTGAAGCCAGGAAATGACTGGCTCTTCAACTCTGAAAGCTCTCATGTCCAACTGGCATGTTTCAAGACAACCCCAGCTCATGTGTAGCCACACACACacaccagcttcttctgtATCCAACTGAAACACCATGCTCTCCTCGCTCATGCATAGTTC carries:
- a CDS encoding TRAPP subunit BET5, which produces MVVYSFYIFDRHAECIYKRRWLPRPASIVGKSSRPTSEVATQNGIPSVFGQPARTTDDDAKLIFGTVFSLRNMVRKLGGEDDSFVTYRTSQYKLHYYETPTNIKFVMLTDVKSPSMRVALQQIYINLYVEYVVKNPLSPVEHPGGVGVNNELFEESLEQFVTRVLS
- a CDS encoding serine/threonine-protein kinase, with amino-acid sequence MNKHPKPKPSRYASTPSESPQRHYRRNPKARRPVKETLNARSEYTTSQDDGTAEHRINQYVIKQEIGRGSFGAVHLAVDQYGNEFAVKEFSKSRLRKRAQSHLLRRPRGPKRPSDGFNSPLHRHPSGTEDEHGKNPLYLIKEEIAIMKKLNHNNLVSLIEVLDDPTEDSLYMVMEMCKKGVIMKVGLEERADPYSDEQCRCWFRDLILGIEYLHGQGIVHRDIKPDNCLLTNDDVLKIVDFGVSEMFEKDSDMFTAKSAGSPAFLPPELCVVKHGDVSGRAADIWSMGVTLYCLRYGRLPFEKQSIFELYEAIRNDPVVCEEETDDNFKDLILRILEKDPSKRITMRELRAHPWVTRNGSDLLLPEEENIAEIVEPPTEEEMNTAITRNVGHIMAVMKAAKRFKRLLGPAKAEPVMQSILGQEYESRFVEPPLAMEPEESVSSSDILMGNRSQSVTSYNRKPLEREEVLKGYHQKYEKSPEISDSAGKYTTQQDLLLSISTERSVGITPERQDSSSITSYKPCTKLVDDLQANFSRQSPSPQTTLSRASSATTKRSVEGTRGHARDPLEEAFPYLFIGPSTYTGSDPEDIDMERNADQSETFRSDEPLETSLAGDEVIPIVSESPGAADFDIYETAYRQEIARIRKLTLAREGTLPKVYLTRRVEDKDEVLRLVEDRSLDTNYETAAREADTVIGEKIMAPSSPRSGVSMIKTQLDGQLKLTANEAHVQQRLE
- a CDS encoding putative AT DNA binding protein, whose amino-acid sequence is MSNISERPWTEEERYALLTEILKKAGVPSSRLVQLIKDFHIIPSWTDIPLPTGRSLNSCQFAFHTMCQEQQQQQQQQQQQQLQQPQMSVPVNPGLVPFPPPRHELSAPTAVRPEASHMRKRPLFLLDKQPLAPRAIQPRPAASTASYSSESSASALLSPSLESTTTKGEPPRKRGRPSKAEAERRKAAAEARGEAYPPPRSQPARRYVFRNFVYTSGGSPAPGSPKSGATLCTPSWEASHTHGTYRRWTSKRGTDS